One window from the genome of Candidatus Synechococcus calcipolaris G9 encodes:
- a CDS encoding PhzF family phenazine biosynthesis protein has product MTIPLFQVDAFSDRPFSGNPAAVCILPQFPGDDWLRSLAAEMNLSETAFLVPQGVPQDVPQDHGYQLRWFTPVAEVDLCGHATLAAAHILWSEGFLPESAIARFMTRSGELTAENHQGWLELNFPSQAITAIQSQGDRQILEQIFGPNVAFMGEAGPDYFLELDSDQHLRQLQPDLIALAQLSCRGVIVTALSREPDLDFISRFFAPQLGIPEDPVTGSAHCSLTPYWGQRLGKTNLVAYQASERGGWLTLRHDSERVYIRGQAITVFRGELAHPPQ; this is encoded by the coding sequence ATGACCATTCCTTTATTTCAGGTGGATGCCTTTAGCGATCGCCCCTTTAGTGGCAATCCCGCCGCCGTGTGTATTCTGCCCCAGTTTCCGGGGGATGATTGGCTACGATCCCTGGCCGCAGAAATGAATTTATCGGAAACCGCCTTCTTAGTGCCCCAAGGTGTCCCCCAAGACGTGCCCCAAGATCATGGGTATCAATTACGTTGGTTTACCCCCGTAGCGGAGGTGGATCTCTGTGGCCATGCCACCCTAGCCGCCGCCCATATTCTCTGGTCTGAAGGATTCTTACCAGAATCAGCGATCGCCCGTTTTATGACCCGCAGTGGTGAATTGACCGCAGAAAACCATCAGGGGTGGCTCGAACTCAACTTCCCCAGTCAAGCCATTACAGCCATCCAATCCCAGGGCGATCGCCAGATTCTAGAGCAGATTTTTGGCCCTAATGTTGCATTTATGGGGGAAGCTGGCCCCGATTACTTTCTGGAACTGGATAGCGACCAGCACCTCCGCCAACTCCAACCGGATTTGATTGCTCTGGCCCAATTATCCTGCCGGGGTGTCATTGTCACGGCCCTTTCCAGGGAACCTGATCTTGACTTTATCTCCCGTTTTTTTGCCCCCCAACTGGGCATCCCAGAGGATCCCGTCACTGGTTCCGCCCATTGCAGCTTAACTCCCTACTGGGGGCAACGTCTGGGCAAAACCAACTTGGTGGCCTATCAAGCCTCAGAACGAGGGGGGTGGCTCACCTTGCGCCATGACTCTGAGCGGGTCTATATTCGTGGCCAAGCCATTACGGTTTTCCGGGGGGAGTTAGCCCATCCTCCCCAATAA
- a CDS encoding glycoside hydrolase family protein, with translation MIYLNFAPTPITDHGLIRWHLSLMNGDRPVDQINAYSGAPSAQALKTGSKDFPGSLRPLPPGRWKIGPIEDAGSSWGPAIGRYWIDLLPMAGTQTYGRSAFGIHLDANHHQPRGRGSAGCIVTPREADLERVLGWLRAKAKPEFLVCSHSTAIAAGQVTYNITAARRAWLDTIAWAEGTDGPHGYRTIFSYKFFSDFSDHPRQIQKSGPLSSDAAGRYQFLSTTWDECKHALDLPDFSPASQDQAALWLIDKKREALEFCDQLMIGPALDRLSYEWASLPAASGRGRYGQPIKSVPQIRAKLNQLLG, from the coding sequence ATGATTTACCTTAACTTTGCCCCAACACCGATCACTGACCACGGCCTGATCCGCTGGCATCTATCCCTGATGAATGGCGATCGCCCGGTGGATCAAATCAATGCATATAGTGGGGCCCCGTCGGCCCAAGCACTAAAAACAGGGTCTAAGGATTTTCCCGGTAGCCTTCGCCCTCTCCCTCCTGGTCGCTGGAAAATTGGCCCGATTGAAGATGCTGGATCATCATGGGGGCCGGCAATCGGGCGTTACTGGATCGATCTGCTACCCATGGCAGGTACTCAAACCTATGGGCGATCAGCGTTCGGTATCCACCTAGACGCAAATCACCATCAACCTAGGGGCCGTGGGAGTGCTGGCTGTATTGTCACCCCTAGGGAAGCCGATCTAGAGCGGGTATTAGGTTGGCTACGGGCCAAGGCAAAACCTGAATTTCTAGTGTGTTCCCATTCAACAGCGATCGCCGCCGGACAAGTAACTTACAACATCACCGCAGCGCGGCGGGCCTGGCTGGATACGATCGCATGGGCAGAGGGAACCGACGGGCCTCATGGCTACCGTACAATTTTCAGTTATAAATTTTTCTCTGATTTCTCAGACCATCCACGGCAGATTCAAAAATCTGGCCCCTTGTCCAGCGATGCCGCTGGCCGGTATCAGTTTCTCTCAACAACATGGGATGAATGTAAACACGCCCTTGATCTCCCTGATTTTTCTCCAGCAAGTCAGGATCAAGCGGCCCTATGGCTCATTGACAAGAAACGGGAAGCCTTAGAATTTTGCGATCAATTAATGATAGGGCCGGCATTAGATCGGCTTTCCTATGAATGGGCCAGTCTACCGGCGGCCAGTGGTAGGGGGCGATATGGGCAACCGATCAAATCCGTTCCCCAAATTAGGGCAAAATTGAATCAGTTGTTGGGGTGA
- the yidD gene encoding membrane protein insertion efficiency factor YidD: MIKAIILSLIRGYQYLISPLFLPTCRYHPTCSAYALEAVERFGPWRGGWLGLKRIFRCHPFAVGGYDPVPDDIKSRSPQSLDELDKLN; this comes from the coding sequence TTGATCAAGGCTATTATATTGAGTTTAATTCGGGGCTATCAGTATTTGATATCGCCCCTTTTTTTGCCAACCTGTCGCTATCATCCCACCTGTTCTGCCTATGCCCTGGAAGCGGTAGAGCGGTTCGGCCCGTGGCGAGGGGGATGGCTAGGCCTGAAGCGTATTTTTCGTTGCCATCCCTTTGCAGTGGGGGGCTATGATCCTGTTCCCGACGATATTAAATCCCGATCGCCGCAATCTTTAGATGAGTTAGATAAATTGAATTAA
- a CDS encoding DUF4278 domain-containing protein, producing the protein MTTLTYRGVQYNYTPPAVKTQATDVVAKYRGYNYTCVAAVNPPAQSVKSLTFRGVAYQTGAAAIPTAVAMANSAAPAAINSDMNSNSNDLNAMARSLTMSHHRVIKNREQALLVRTAELVGLPVGVASHYWNQVQGKINPNFRASYDRSHVALS; encoded by the coding sequence ATGACAACTCTTACCTATCGCGGCGTTCAATACAACTACACTCCTCCGGCGGTTAAAACCCAAGCAACTGATGTAGTAGCGAAGTACCGTGGCTACAATTATACCTGTGTTGCGGCGGTGAATCCCCCCGCTCAGTCCGTCAAGTCTTTGACTTTCCGTGGTGTTGCCTATCAAACAGGCGCAGCAGCTATTCCTACCGCCGTCGCTATGGCAAATTCCGCTGCACCCGCTGCCATTAATTCAGACATGAACTCAAACAGTAATGATCTGAATGCCATGGCCCGTTCCTTGACCATGTCTCACCATCGCGTGATCAAAAACCGTGAACAAGCTCTCTTGGTGCGGACTGCCGAATTGGTGGGTTTACCCGTCGGGGTGGCCTCCCATTACTGGAATCAAGTCCAAGGCAAAATTAATCCTAATTTCCGTGCCAGCTACGATCGCAGCCATGTGGCTCTCAGCTAA
- a CDS encoding Uma2 family endonuclease encodes MIKPLVIPAADLENALGDNLSDLDNDLGISFPDANDFITEDDTPVDNIASEKQQRLLTAVLYSNLTDQRFLAAANVGIYHTVNQPAIVPDVFVSFNVEVPEDFWPKENRCYFLWNFGKPPDIAIEVVSNRVGNELTHKFKLYEQMRVSYYVVFDPMKRLGGDRLGIFELRGLQYQKMQCQENGDFWLGQVNLGLTLWDGEFEGGSGPWLRWCDAQGQLLPTGDEQAHAAQAEAKQAKEQARNAQEQAAQAQAQAQRLADFLRSQGIDPDQLPG; translated from the coding sequence ATGATTAAGCCACTTGTTATTCCTGCCGCTGATCTAGAGAATGCCCTAGGGGATAACCTCAGCGATCTAGACAACGATTTAGGGATAAGCTTTCCCGATGCCAATGATTTCATCACAGAGGATGACACTCCGGTGGATAACATTGCCTCCGAGAAGCAGCAACGGCTTTTAACGGCAGTTCTCTATAGCAATCTGACAGATCAGCGATTTCTTGCCGCTGCCAATGTGGGCATTTACCATACTGTCAACCAGCCGGCCATCGTCCCTGATGTCTTTGTCAGTTTTAATGTGGAGGTACCGGAGGACTTTTGGCCGAAGGAAAACCGGTGTTATTTCCTTTGGAACTTTGGCAAACCGCCGGATATTGCCATTGAAGTGGTCTCCAATCGAGTGGGGAATGAGCTCACCCATAAATTTAAGCTTTACGAGCAGATGCGGGTTAGCTACTACGTTGTTTTTGATCCGATGAAGCGTTTAGGGGGCGATCGCCTGGGAATTTTTGAACTGCGGGGACTGCAATACCAGAAGATGCAATGCCAGGAGAACGGCGATTTTTGGCTAGGGCAAGTTAACCTAGGTCTCACCCTTTGGGATGGTGAATTTGAGGGGGGAAGCGGCCCTTGGTTGCGCTGGTGTGATGCCCAAGGCCAGTTGTTACCTACAGGCGATGAGCAGGCCCACGCGGCTCAAGCAGAAGCTAAACAAGCTAAAGAACAGGCCCGAAATGCTCAGGAACAGGCGGCCCAAGCCCAAGCCCAGGCCCAACGGTTAGCCGATTTCTTGCGATCTCAAGGAATTGATCCAGATCAGTTACCCGGTTAA
- the nblS gene encoding two-component system sensor histidine kinase NblS, which produces MTMTSDTILRAIARWWSEFKIQTRLMATATLVVSILMSGLTFWAVNSIQQNARLNDTRYGQDLGLLLAADVAPLVAAQNYSAVADFSSKFYERSSSIRYMLYADRDGEIYYGIPYSAPPVNSALALRRRMQLPERYTTSHDPLVRQHKTPNGLVADVFVPLTYNNEYLGVLAIGINPNATLAASSGLTRDVTIAVFVSLWIMVILGGVFNALTITQPIKELLQGVQNIASGNFKQRIDLPFGGELGELITSFNDMAERLETYEAQNIEELQSQKAKLETLVSTIADGAILLDTDMRIILANPTAQRLFNWEGMQVMGENALNCLPAPVCERLTCPLFKTAAGESEGGEFRVTLQEPSPRSLRVLLTSVFDSQRERPKGIAMTVQDITREVELNEAKGQLISNVSHELRTPLFNIKSIIETIQEYGSDLPHQRQQEFLETANYETDRLTRLVNDFLDISRLESGRPYQFGPVDVTQVMEQILRTYHLNATNKGIHLDSDIHRPLPLVWGNYDLLVQVFANLVGNALKFTPEGGRVTMRAYIWKRPGTHSNNQENNHPWWVRIEVSDTGMGISSEDIPRVFERFFRAENRVHTLEGTGLGLAIVQDIIQKHHTQIHVASEVGVGTTFWFDLNLDESEPIPMNSPDYRGGYAGSEQIQ; this is translated from the coding sequence ATGACCATGACCTCCGACACCATCCTACGGGCGATCGCTCGCTGGTGGTCAGAATTTAAGATTCAAACCCGACTCATGGCCACCGCAACCTTGGTGGTCTCGATTTTAATGAGTGGTCTCACCTTCTGGGCCGTCAATTCAATTCAACAAAATGCCCGCCTGAACGATACCCGCTATGGCCAGGATTTAGGTCTACTCTTGGCCGCGGATGTGGCCCCCTTGGTTGCGGCCCAAAACTATAGTGCCGTGGCAGACTTTTCCAGTAAATTTTACGAACGCAGTAGCAGTATTCGCTACATGCTTTATGCCGATCGGGATGGGGAAATCTACTATGGCATTCCCTACTCCGCTCCCCCCGTCAATAGTGCCCTAGCCCTGCGTCGCCGTATGCAGCTACCGGAACGCTATACCACCAGCCATGATCCCCTGGTCCGCCAACATAAGACCCCCAATGGTCTAGTGGCCGATGTTTTTGTGCCCCTCACCTACAACAATGAATACCTAGGTGTGTTGGCGATCGGGATCAACCCTAATGCAACCCTGGCCGCCTCCTCCGGCTTAACCCGAGATGTGACGATCGCCGTTTTTGTATCCCTCTGGATCATGGTGATTTTGGGTGGGGTCTTTAATGCCCTTACTATTACCCAGCCCATCAAAGAACTCCTCCAAGGGGTGCAAAATATTGCCTCTGGGAACTTTAAGCAACGGATTGATTTGCCCTTTGGCGGTGAACTGGGAGAACTCATTACCAGTTTTAATGACATGGCAGAGCGGCTCGAAACCTACGAAGCCCAAAATATTGAAGAATTACAGTCCCAAAAGGCCAAACTAGAAACCCTCGTCTCTACCATTGCCGATGGAGCAATTTTACTGGATACAGATATGCGGATCATTCTGGCCAATCCCACTGCCCAACGCCTCTTTAATTGGGAAGGAATGCAGGTCATGGGGGAAAATGCCCTAAATTGCTTACCCGCACCAGTATGCGAACGCTTAACCTGCCCTCTATTTAAGACCGCCGCCGGAGAATCCGAGGGAGGGGAATTCCGCGTCACCTTACAGGAACCCAGTCCGCGATCGCTGCGAGTTTTACTCACCAGTGTCTTTGATAGCCAGCGGGAAAGGCCCAAGGGCATCGCCATGACGGTTCAAGATATTACCCGTGAGGTCGAGCTAAACGAAGCGAAGGGCCAACTCATTAGTAATGTTTCCCACGAGCTACGAACCCCCCTATTTAATATCAAGTCCATTATTGAAACCATCCAAGAATACGGTTCCGATTTACCCCATCAACGTCAGCAAGAATTCCTGGAAACCGCCAACTACGAAACCGATCGCCTCACCCGCTTAGTCAATGATTTCCTAGATATTTCCCGCCTGGAATCAGGCCGGCCCTATCAATTTGGCCCCGTGGATGTGACCCAAGTCATGGAGCAAATTTTACGCACCTACCACCTCAATGCCACCAATAAAGGAATCCACCTAGACAGCGATATTCATCGTCCCCTCCCCCTAGTTTGGGGAAACTACGATCTGCTGGTACAAGTCTTTGCCAATCTCGTCGGGAATGCCCTGAAATTTACTCCAGAAGGGGGCCGGGTAACTATGCGGGCCTATATTTGGAAACGGCCAGGCACCCACTCCAATAATCAAGAGAATAATCATCCCTGGTGGGTTCGCATTGAAGTATCAGATACGGGCATGGGGATTTCCTCCGAGGATATACCGCGCGTCTTTGAGCGATTTTTCCGAGCAGAGAATCGAGTCCATACCCTGGAGGGAACCGGCCTAGGTCTAGCCATCGTCCAGGATATTATCCAAAAGCACCATACCCAGATCCATGTTGCCAGCGAAGTGGGTGTGGGTACGACATTTTGGTTTGATCTGAATTTAGATGAATCCGAACCTATCCCCATGAATAGCCCGGATTATAGGGGCGGCTACGCCGGCTCAGAGCAAATACAATAG
- a CDS encoding ABC transporter substrate-binding protein yields MLKRRQFIGRVGKTAGLVLLTGTLKSVLGGCTPAVESTNETPINSMADPIPVSSADLLTPGILQWGAESDNGAPYVFFDPEDSSELIGFEVEIAKAIAQLMGVTSEFRDTPYPELANALAANRFDLILNGWEVTSDREQTQLFSQPYYRYGQQIVVRADDPRFADANQDSELTLKDLAGMTVGTGAGYRAEKILTQDPQITLRSYVGELPFDDLAQGAIDAVLIDYPIVAYYVLGTGPGSARNTALKPIGVPIFLNNYVIAFNKNNPQASALQTEVDEAIARLKQDGTLKDIYKNWNLWNEQQAEIGIV; encoded by the coding sequence ATGTTAAAACGTCGTCAATTCATAGGGCGAGTGGGTAAAACCGCTGGCTTGGTTCTCCTGACAGGAACCTTGAAATCAGTCCTTGGGGGCTGTACTCCGGCGGTGGAATCGACCAATGAGACTCCGATAAATAGCATGGCTGACCCCATCCCCGTAAGCAGTGCTGACCTCCTCACCCCAGGGATATTGCAATGGGGAGCGGAATCGGACAATGGGGCCCCCTATGTCTTTTTTGATCCAGAGGATTCCAGTGAGCTTATTGGCTTTGAAGTGGAGATTGCCAAGGCGATCGCCCAATTAATGGGAGTGACCAGTGAATTTAGAGATACGCCCTATCCTGAACTGGCCAATGCCTTGGCCGCCAACCGCTTTGATCTGATCCTAAACGGCTGGGAAGTAACCAGCGATCGCGAGCAGACCCAACTGTTCTCCCAGCCCTATTACCGTTACGGCCAACAGATTGTGGTGCGGGCCGACGATCCTCGGTTTGCCGATGCCAACCAAGACAGTGAACTCACCCTCAAGGATTTGGCGGGCATGACCGTCGGTACAGGGGCAGGCTATCGAGCCGAGAAAATTTTGACCCAGGATCCCCAAATCACCCTCCGCAGCTATGTTGGTGAGCTTCCCTTTGATGATCTGGCCCAGGGGGCTATTGATGCGGTACTGATTGATTATCCGATTGTGGCCTACTACGTCCTGGGAACCGGCCCCGGCTCCGCGAGAAATACCGCCCTCAAACCCATTGGTGTCCCCATTTTTCTTAATAACTATGTCATAGCCTTTAATAAAAATAATCCCCAGGCCAGTGCCCTGCAAACGGAAGTGGATGAGGCGATCGCCCGCCTCAAGCAAGATGGTACCCTAAAGGACATTTACAAAAATTGGAACCTGTGGAATGAGCAACAGGCGGAAATTGGCATTGTTTAG
- a CDS encoding mannose-1-phosphate guanyltransferase, with protein MRAVLMAGGSGTRLRPLTCDLPKPMVPVLNRPIAEHILNLLRQHSIEEVIVTLHYLPDVVREYFGDGHDFGVDLTYVVEEDQPLGTAGCVKNIAALLQDTFLVVSGDSITDFDLTTAIQFHQEKNSQATLILTRVPNPKEFGIVFTDGDGRINRFLEKPSAGEVFSDTVNTGMYILEPEVLDYLSSGMERDFSKDLFPLLLQAGIPLYGYIAEGYWCDVGSLETYHRVQQDALQGRVTLEMIGTEIQPQVWVGRNTILPADVQIQGPVLLGNNCRLSAGTCLEAGTVLGDNVIVGTQAQLRAAVVWNGGVIGEESLLNNCLLARNVRVDRHSQIQEGVVIGSRSRIGEEAYISQGVHIWPGKQVEPGAILNQSLIWGTTGQRHLFGQRGVAGLANVDMTPDFAVRLAAAYASTLEPGTSVLVSRDQRSVSRMVTHALTSGLMSVGVNVLSLEAIALPISRFAAHTLSVSGGIHVRVHPDRADYLLIEFFDHKGINLTKGRERQIETAYFREDTRRVTLTDIGTMGYPSQTLAAYAQGFEKWLNTQVFYRSHCRIVIDYAYAVSGVVLPQLLNKFGCDAVVLNATLHQMPLDGGALQNLIAQLGQVVVALSAGLGVQVSANGERLTLVDNHGNVVSDQELTALMAHLVLTAHPGKTIVVPVTASSAVDQVVAHHGGHLVRTRTNPTDLMEACQRQSAVVLGGSADMGFIFPQLHPGFDGMFTIAKLVEMLTLQDITLSDVRSQLPQIIHHHRRIRCPWVAKGSLMRHLVETHPSQQLNLIDGIKIGEPESENWVLVLPDASEPLIHLYINSGDLTWADRMLQLYSRRIEDFARLEPTSDVTM; from the coding sequence ATGCGGGCAGTACTAATGGCCGGGGGAAGTGGCACCAGACTGCGGCCCCTCACCTGTGATTTACCCAAACCGATGGTTCCGGTTCTCAATCGTCCGATCGCCGAACATATTCTCAATTTATTGCGCCAGCACTCCATTGAAGAGGTGATTGTCACCCTGCACTATTTACCCGATGTGGTGCGGGAATATTTTGGGGATGGCCATGATTTTGGCGTGGATTTAACCTATGTTGTCGAAGAAGATCAACCCCTAGGGACCGCCGGTTGTGTTAAAAATATTGCGGCGTTGCTCCAGGATACGTTTTTGGTGGTGAGTGGGGATAGTATTACCGACTTTGATTTGACCACAGCTATTCAGTTTCATCAAGAGAAAAACTCCCAGGCTACCCTAATTTTGACCCGCGTCCCCAATCCCAAGGAATTTGGTATTGTCTTTACCGATGGCGACGGCCGCATCAATCGCTTTTTAGAGAAACCCTCTGCTGGGGAAGTCTTCTCCGATACGGTGAATACGGGGATGTATATTCTGGAGCCGGAGGTACTGGACTATTTAAGTAGTGGCATGGAGCGGGATTTTTCTAAGGATCTATTTCCCCTCTTGCTCCAGGCGGGCATTCCCCTCTACGGGTATATTGCCGAGGGCTATTGGTGTGATGTGGGCAGTCTAGAGACCTACCATCGGGTGCAGCAGGATGCTCTCCAAGGGCGAGTCACCCTAGAAATGATCGGCACGGAAATTCAACCCCAGGTCTGGGTGGGCCGGAATACAATCTTGCCTGCCGATGTGCAAATTCAAGGCCCCGTACTCTTGGGAAATAACTGTCGATTGTCTGCGGGCACCTGCTTAGAGGCGGGTACGGTCTTGGGGGATAACGTGATTGTCGGCACCCAGGCTCAGCTTCGGGCGGCGGTGGTCTGGAATGGTGGGGTGATTGGCGAAGAAAGTCTGCTCAATAATTGTCTATTGGCCCGGAATGTTCGGGTCGATCGCCACAGTCAGATCCAGGAAGGGGTGGTGATTGGTTCGCGATCGCGCATTGGTGAAGAGGCCTATATCAGTCAAGGGGTACATATCTGGCCCGGCAAACAGGTAGAACCAGGAGCCATCCTCAATCAAAGTTTAATTTGGGGCACAACGGGACAACGGCATCTCTTCGGACAGCGGGGAGTGGCGGGTTTAGCCAATGTGGACATGACACCAGATTTTGCCGTGCGCTTGGCGGCCGCCTATGCCTCAACCCTAGAGCCGGGAACCAGTGTCCTTGTTTCTCGAGATCAACGGAGTGTATCGCGGATGGTAACCCATGCCCTAACCTCTGGGTTAATGTCCGTCGGTGTTAATGTTCTCAGTTTAGAGGCGATCGCCCTGCCCATTTCTCGCTTTGCGGCCCATACCTTGTCCGTGAGTGGGGGCATTCATGTGCGAGTGCATCCGGATCGGGCGGATTATTTATTGATTGAATTTTTTGATCATAAGGGCATTAATCTCACCAAGGGCCGAGAACGGCAAATTGAAACCGCCTATTTTCGTGAGGACACCCGCCGCGTCACCTTAACGGACATTGGCACCATGGGCTACCCTAGCCAAACCTTGGCCGCCTATGCCCAGGGCTTTGAAAAATGGTTGAATACCCAGGTCTTTTATCGCAGCCATTGCCGGATTGTGATTGACTATGCCTATGCCGTATCCGGGGTGGTCTTGCCCCAATTATTAAATAAATTTGGCTGTGATGCCGTAGTTTTAAATGCCACACTCCATCAAATGCCCTTAGATGGGGGCGCTCTCCAAAACCTCATTGCCCAATTGGGTCAGGTGGTGGTTGCCCTCTCGGCGGGGTTAGGGGTTCAGGTGTCTGCCAATGGGGAACGATTAACGCTGGTGGATAACCACGGGAACGTCGTTTCCGATCAAGAACTCACCGCCCTAATGGCCCATCTGGTTCTCACCGCCCATCCGGGTAAAACCATTGTTGTTCCCGTTACGGCCTCCAGTGCTGTCGATCAGGTGGTGGCTCACCACGGTGGCCATTTAGTCCGCACCCGGACGAATCCCACGGATTTGATGGAAGCCTGTCAACGTCAGAGTGCGGTTGTCTTGGGGGGGAGTGCGGATATGGGCTTTATTTTTCCCCAACTGCATCCGGGTTTTGATGGCATGTTTACCATTGCCAAACTGGTGGAAATGTTGACCCTCCAGGATATAACCCTCTCCGATGTGCGATCGCAACTTCCCCAGATTATCCATCACCATCGGCGGATTCGTTGTCCTTGGGTTGCCAAGGGATCTCTGATGCGTCACTTAGTAGAAACCCACCCCAGCCAACAGTTGAACCTCATTGATGGGATAAAAATTGGTGAACCGGAGAGTGAGAATTGGGTCTTGGTTCTACCGGATGCCAGTGAACCCTTAATTCATTTGTACATTAACAGTGGCGATCTCACCTGGGCTGACCGCATGTTGCAGTTGTATAGTCGCCGCATTGAAGACTTTGCTCGCTTAGAACCGACGAGCGATGTCACAATGTAA
- a CDS encoding DUF1269 domain-containing protein, with amino-acid sequence MSTLVVIAFDDEYKANEVLLELVKLQREHLLDMEDAAVVVRTKDGKIKVNQTQDLTLAGALGGGFWGLLIGLLFFNPLLGWAAGLVAGAISGKLTDIGIDDNFIKELGKTIEPGNSAIFTLVRQATPDKVLEEVGRFGGKVLRTSLSKEDEAKLQEALNKGNTPSA; translated from the coding sequence ATGAGTACGTTGGTTGTCATTGCTTTTGACGATGAGTACAAGGCAAATGAAGTGTTACTGGAACTGGTCAAGCTTCAGCGTGAGCATCTCCTAGATATGGAAGATGCTGCCGTAGTCGTACGAACAAAGGACGGCAAAATTAAAGTTAATCAAACCCAAGACCTGACCTTGGCCGGTGCCCTAGGGGGTGGTTTTTGGGGTCTATTGATTGGTCTATTATTTTTTAATCCCTTACTGGGTTGGGCTGCTGGTCTGGTGGCCGGTGCCATCTCTGGTAAGTTGACGGATATTGGTATTGATGACAACTTCATCAAAGAATTAGGTAAAACGATTGAACCCGGTAATTCGGCTATTTTTACCTTGGTACGGCAAGCAACCCCGGATAAGGTATTAGAAGAAGTGGGCCGCTTTGGTGGCAAAGTCCTACGGACATCCCTGTCTAAGGAAGACGAGGCCAAGTTACAGGAAGCCCTCAATAAAGGTAATACCCCCTCCGCATAG